From the Gossypium hirsutum isolate 1008001.06 chromosome A02, Gossypium_hirsutum_v2.1, whole genome shotgun sequence genome, the window AGTCTTAATCATCTCAAGTGTAACTTAGATTCGAGTcgtattaattataataattattcggATTTTGTCAGTGGGGTATATGAAAGATATATCATAACTAATGTGCTTAACTTATTTGCTAAGCTATCAAATCTAGTCAatcattttactcttttttttccaATTGTTTATTTGCTCCATAGCCCATGCTTAGACTTTTTTCTCAAGTTGCGTCATTTTTGCATTGGATTAAATAGGTTAAATGTGTAGATTTTTTCAATTggttaaatagatttttttttcaagattttgGAGAGAGTGTGTAAAAATATATCTATCTGAACAAACTTTCTGTTGACATGTCAGGGAAAGCACACTTAGTTGGAAACATTTTCTAAAAATTCCAAAGAAACGTGTTTAGTTGGGCATGCTTTTCTTAACATGTCAGTAGAAAGCGCGCCCAACTGGATACACTTTCATACTTTCTCTGCAAAATTGGCATATTTCCCTAAATCTTGAAAAAAACAGCCTATTTGaccaattatatttttttaacaaaaatttgggtcacacaacttcTAACTGAGATTATTGAAACAAATaagcacacacacacatataattttcttttaaaaacaatAGCATATtatcgattgagttttaactcgattgataTTGGCATTATTTACAGGAGGAAGCGGATTTAAATGTGCTTATacgcattatcttcctatttatgggttgagaatgtgctataaataattataaatattatgtaaaaaaacaaatataatcaaatcctgtaaaaaaaatacaatagcAACTTCTTGTAATACATGTTTCAAAAGGGAATTTTTTTTTCCTCAAATACACAAAATAAAAGACAGGGAAAAGTCATAATCAAGATATACAAGGATGAAGAAAAATAACAAACATTAATCTCTTTGATGTGTGCATCACTCTCTTACTTAAATAACAAagttacatttttttttcatttttcaaaccgaaataaaaattcaacaatttagacttaattcataatttaacttCTGAATtatactcatttttttattttgatattaaaattttttttccacCTTCATAATTAAACTATTATTTTCGTCCCAGttcactcaaaaataaaagtggCTGAGAAAAAAAGTTTATGTATCGAAACGAGAAAACGAGTATAATTTAAAGCAAAATCATGAATAATGTCAAAACTTTAGGtaccaaaataagaaaatgagTATATTTCAGGGACTAAATCATGAataaacccccccaaaaaaaataaaaatggaggagCTAACaagcaaatttaacaaaaatcaggCCTCGGTTTCTTACGAACCGAAATGCAACCCCTTTGATGATCTCTGAAAATCCTAATCTCAGAACAATCCCTGAGATCTTCAAGGCTAATGTACTGCTGCTTAACCATCCTCGAACTATCACCCGCCGTGTCGTTCACCCAAATGTATGGGTGACATGTTTGGTCGTAGTAATAAAGCAAGCTCTTCATCCCTCCACCACCATTGCCATCGCTCATTCCGGGCATGTACGCCTTGTATATGCTCTTACATTTCAGCCTCTTGGAGCACCCTGGTTTCAAGGTGTGAACCTTTTTGAGGATCGATCCTACCCGCACTTGAAGCTCCACAGCTCGGTCGCTGTGGTTCCAGACCCTGGTGCCGAGTCCCGAAGGTTGAGTGTGGTCTCGGCACCCGTCGAAGCAGCCGCCGAAAGGGAAAATGCTTAAGGTTGGCATTTTTCTTTTGAATGAATGTAAGCGTTTGGTCTTTTGGGATTTGGAAACTACGTTCATTTCTGGTGCGGAATGACTGTGTTGGACAAACTTTTTTGTGTGTGgtgaaatattatatataaagaagaCTCCATGGATGAACTTTTTTTGTTCTCTTTCATCAATGGCTGTGATTATTGGTTTGTGACCCTACGGATTGTGATTTTCCAAGTCATACATTATTCTTTGCCCTTGTTTTAAGCTATCTTATCTGATTTTTATCTTTTCGAGAATTTTAAGTAGCTTTTCAATTGGTATAGGTATTATTGCTAACATAGGATGGTATAGATTTGAGTATGCTGAAacatattatctttttatttatgagTTGGAAGAGAGATTATGAGAAGTTTTAGACAt encodes:
- the LOC107927642 gene encoding uncharacterized protein, with translation MNVVSKSQKTKRLHSFKRKMPTLSIFPFGGCFDGCRDHTQPSGLGTRVWNHSDRAVELQVRVGSILKKVHTLKPGCSKRLKCKSIYKAYMPGMSDGNGGGGMKSLLYYYDQTCHPYIWVNDTAGDSSRMVKQQYISLEDLRDCSEIRIFRDHQRGCISVRKKPRPDFC